In Cervus elaphus chromosome 29, mCerEla1.1, whole genome shotgun sequence, a single window of DNA contains:
- the FAM214B gene encoding protein FAM214B — MRHVQAETSPSSEPEAGPSQPAVRQGALQGGLLMGYSPAGGATSPGVYQVSIFSPPAGASEPPRALKRPAPSTEGPRELKRGPGLGAREGLPPEEPPTVGLLGPEGLGLKLGVASQHFCHHGLCVVEQGGSSTSPWTSGARSSPLPPSNASCSTLHTRDWASPDPGGQGSLGVSLGPAPPGQLHTLDTDLHSLAQIGGKSLLSGVGNGGSPWPRESPGTANGCSPEHTPPGPGPPGPCPTKRRLLPAGEALDVSSEDEGPAPRRRRGTLGHPPAANSSDAKATPFWSHLLPGPKEPVLDPTDCSPMGRRLKGARCLKLSSLRSLRKGPGLLSPPSASPVPTPAVSRTLLGNFEESLLRGRFAPSGHIEGFTAEIGASGSYCPQHVTLPVTVTFFDVSEQNAPAPFLGVVDLSPLGRKGYSVPKVGTIQVTLFNPNQTVVKMFLVTFDFSDMPAAHVTFLRHRLLLVPVGEEGNAGPARRLLCYLLHLRFRSSRSGRLSLHGDIRLLFSRRSLELDTGLPYELQAVTEAPHNPRYSPLP, encoded by the exons ATGCGCCACGTGCAAGCGGAGACGTCTCCATCCTCAGAGCCAGAGGCTGGCCCTTCGCAGCCTGCAGTCAGGCAGGGGGCCCTCCAGGGTGGCCTGctcatgggctacagcccagcAGGGGGGGCGACATCCCCCGGGGTCTACCAGGTATCCATCTTTTCCCCTCCAGCTGGTGCCTCTGAGCCTCCTAGGGCCCTGAAACGGCCAGCCCCATCTACCGAGGGTCCCAGGGAGCTGAAGAGAGGCCCCGGACTAGGGGCCAGAGAGGGACTACCCCCTGAAGAGCCACCCACTGTCGGGCTCTTGGGCCCAGAGGGACTGGGGCTGAAACTGGGCGTGGCCAGCCAACATTTCTGCCATCACGGCCTCTGTGTTGTGGAACAAGGAGGTAGCTCCACCTCACCTTGGACTTCGGGGGCCCGAAGTTCCCCCTTGCCCCCATCAAATGCTTCCTGCAGTACTTTGCACACCAGAGACTGGGCTTCCCCAGATCCAGGGGGACAGGGGTCCCTGGGGGTGTCCCTGGGGCCAGcccctccaggccagctgcacACACTTGACACTGATTTGCACAGTCTTGCACAAATAGGGGGTAAGAGCCTACTGTCTGGGGTGGGCAATGGGGGCAGCCCCTGGCCTAGGGAGTCCCCTGGCACTGCCAATGGGTGCAGCCCCGAGCACACACCCCCTGGCCCCGGacctccaggcccctgccccacCAAGCGAAGGCTGCTTCCTGCTGGAGAAGCCCTGGATGTCAGCTCTGAGGATGAGGGGCCAGCCCCTCGGAGGCGCCGGGGAACCCTGGGCCACCCTCCTGCTGCCAACAGTTCTGATGCCAAAGCCACACCCTTCTGGAGCCACCTGCTGCCTGGGCCCAAGGAGCCTGTGCTG GACCCAACAGACTGTAGTCCCATGGGGCGGAGGCTGAAAGGTGCCCGTTGCCTGAAGCT GAGCTCCCTGCGAAGCCTCCGGAAGGGACCAGGCCTGCTGAGCCCTCCCAGTGCCTCCCCTGTTCCCACGCCTGCTGTCAGCCGTACCCTGTTGGGCAACTTTGAG GAATCATTGCTGCGAGGACGCTTTGCACCGTCCGGCCACATTGAGGGCTTCACAGCAGAGATCGGAGCTAGTGGGTCCTACTGCCCTCAGCATGTCACGCTGCCCGTCACTGTCACCTTCTTTGACGTTTCTGAGCAAAATGCCCCGGCTCCCTTCCTG GGCGTCGTGGACCTGAGTCCCCTGGGGAGGAAGGGTTACAGCGTGCCCAAGGTGGGCACCATCCAAGTG ACCTTATTTAACCCCAACCAGACTGTGGTGAAGATGTTCCTCGTGACCTTTGACTTTTCGGACATGCCTGCTGCCCACGTGACCTTCCTGCGCCACCGCCTCCTTTTGGTGCCTGTGGGTGAGGAGGGGAATGCTGGCCCTGCCCGCCGCCTCCTCTGCTACTTACTGCACCTCAG GTTCCGGAGCTCCCGCTCAGGCCGCTTAAGCCTGCATGGCGACATCCGCCTGCTTTTTTCCCGCCGGAGCCTGGAATTGGACACAGGGCTCCCCTACGAACTGCAGGCTGTGACCGAGGCCCCTCACAATCCACGTTACTCACCTTTGCCCTGA